In the genome of Macadamia integrifolia cultivar HAES 741 unplaced genomic scaffold, SCU_Mint_v3 scaffold1291, whole genome shotgun sequence, one region contains:
- the LOC122063317 gene encoding uncharacterized protein LOC122063317, which produces MREFTNAKEIKQPCKTRFATNFLMLQSLIVVENELRLLVASSEWRGFHCNRVEIALKTVRIIQSDIFWEQAKEVIAFMDPLIRILRLVDSDGSTACYLYEATIRAKEKLRKLKESDGVKYFTILDLFDTRVEKNIIHPVHVLAAALNPNNLFDGGLFIETNTVVQAQECIVATMVPQEDHEQFTAEMVEYRMRNPNLFNITGKSLMKTNHPRIWWEYMGGCLPVVQKVACRILSQPCSSSPCERNWSAWDAAQTKKRNRLTPEMLEDLVYIRMNSLMKEKYESRAIQDTKPIDLEKLGDLPDVNIELETERLEETYVEPIHDQPNSIL; this is translated from the exons ATGAGGGAATTCACAAATGCCAAAGAGATTAAGCAGCCTTGCAAGACAAGGTTTGCTACTAATTTTTTAATGCTCCAATCTCTTATTGTAGTTGAGAATGAGTTAAGGCTATTGGTTGCATCATCTGAATGGAGAGGCTTCCATTGCAATAGAGTTGAAATAGCATTAAAGACTGTTAGGATAATTCAATCTGATATATTCTGGGAACAGGCAAAGGAGGTTATTGCTTTTATGGATCCTCTCATTAGGATTCTTCGCCTTGTTGATTCAGATGGTTCCACTGCATGTTACTTGTATGAAGCAACTATTagggcaaaagaaaaattgaggaAGTTAAAGGAGAGTGATGGAGTAAAGTACTTTACCATATTGGATTTGTTTGATACAAGGGTGGAAAAGAATATAATTCATCCTGTTCATGTGCTTGCTGCAGCTTTAAATCCTAATAATTTGTTTGATGGTGGACTTTTTATTGAGACAAATACAGTTGtgcaagctcaagaatgtaTTGTGGCAACCATGGTTCCTCAAGAAGATCATGAGCAATTCACTGCAGAAATGGTTGAATATCGAATGAGGAACCCAAATTTGTTCAATATCACAGGAAAGTCTTTAATGAAAACTAACCATCCAA ggatttggtggGAATATATGGGTGGTTGTCTTCCTGTGGTTCAGAAGGTTGCTTGTAGAATCTTAAGCCAACCTTGTAGTTCCTCTCCTTGCGAGAGGAATTGGAGTGCTTGGGACGCTGcacaaacaaagaagaggaacAGGTTAACTCCAGAAATGTTAGAAGATTTGGTATACATTAGAATGAATtctttgatgaaggagaagtaTGAAAGCCGAGCAATTCAGGATACAAAACCTATTGACCTAGAGAAACTTGGTGATTTGCCTGATGTAAACATTGAGTTGGAGACAGAGAGACTTGAAGAGACATATGTTGAACCTATTCATGATCAACCTAATTCTATATTATGA